DNA sequence from the Pseudomonas tritici genome:
TCCCCAGCTCCTTGATCTTGCGCGTCAGGGTGTTGCGGCCCCAGCCCAGCAGCACGGCGGCATCGCGACGGCGACCTGCGGTGTGCTTCAGGGCGGTTTCGATCATGATCCGCTCAAACGCTGGTACGGCGCTGTCCAGCAGGCTCGACTGGCCGCGAGCCAGGGCCTGATCCGCCCATTGGCGCAGCGCCTGCTCCCAGTTGGTCACCGGCGCAGAGTCCTGCGGCAGGCTGAGCAGTTCCGGTGGCAGGTCGCTGATATGCACTTCGCGCCCGGACGCCATCACCGTGATCCAGCGGCAAGTGTTCTCCAGCTGGCGCACGTTACCTGGCCACGGCAGGTTCTTCAGGTATTCCTCGGTCTCGCTTTTGAGCAGCTTCGGCTCAACCGCCAGCTCTTGCGCGGCGCGGGCAAGGAAGTGGCGGGCGAGCGTCGGGATGTCTTCGCGACGGTCCGACATCCGCGGAATGTGGATACGGATCACATTGAGGCGGTGGAACAAGTCCTCACGGAATTTGCCCGCATGCACCAGGGTTTCCAGGTTCTGGTGGGTCGCGGCGATGATACGCACGTCGACCTTGACCGGCGTGTGCCCGCCAACCCGGTAGAACTCGCCGTCCGCCAGCACGCGCAGCAGGCGGGTCTGGGTATCGGCCGGCATATCACCGATTTCATCGAGGAACAGCGTGCCGCCGTCCGCCTGTTCAAAACGCCCGCGACGCAGGTTGGCGGCGCCGGTAAACGCGCCTTTTTCATGGCCGAACAACTCGGACTCCATCAAGTCCTTCGGGATAGCCGCCATGTTCAACGCAATAAATGGCGAAGCCGCCCGTGGGCTGTGACGGTGCAGGGCGTGGGCCACCAGTTCTTTACCGGTCCCCGATTCGCCATTGATCAGTACGGTGATGTTGGAGTGGCTCAAACGCCCGATGGCGCGAAACACTTCCTGCATCGCCGGCGCTTCGCCGATGATTTCCGGGGTGCGGGTCAGGGCGGGTGGGGCTTCTTGGTTCTGCTGTTCCTGGGCGTGCTGGTTGGCGCGTTTGACCAGCGCCACCGCCTCGTCCACGTCGAATGGCTTGGGCAGGTATTCAAAGGCGCCGCCCTGGTAGGACGCGACAGCGCTGTCCAGGTCCGAGTGCGCGGTCATGATGATCACCGGCAAACGCGGGTGCTGCTCGCGAATCCGTGCCAACAGGTCCAGGCCACTGGCGCCGGGCATGCGGATGTCGGAAATGATCACGTCGGGCTGCTGGCGAGCCAGGCGGCTCATCACCCCGTCGGCGCTGTCGAAGCTCTGGGTGGTCATGCCTTCCTGTTGCAAGGCTTTCTCGAGGACCCAGCGGATAGAACGGTCGTCATCGACGATCCAGACAGTTTCACTACGGCTCATGTCGATGGGGCTCCTTGTTCCAGTGGCAGAAAGATCGAGAACGTGGTGTGGCCAGGATGGCTCTCACATTCGATCAGACCCTGGTGCTGGCTGATGATGTTCTGGGTAATGGCCAGGCCCAGCCCGGTACCGTCCGGGCGGCCGCTGACCATGGGAAAGAAAATGGTTTCCTGCAGTTCCGCAGGAATGCCCGGGCCGTTGTCGATGATCTCGACCTTGGTCACCAGGCGATGGCGCACATGGCCGATGGTGAACTGGCGCAGGGCACGGGTGCGCAGGCTGATGCGGCCCAGGCGCAGTTCGTTCTGGCTGCTGATGGCTTGCATGGCGTTGCGCACGATATTGAGCACTGCCTGGATCATCTGTTCGCGGTCGATCAATACGTCCGGAATGCTCGGATCATAGTCGCGCACCAAGGTAATGCAGCCCTGGCTTTCGGCCTCGACCAGGTGGCAGACGCGCTCCAGCACTTCGTGCACGTTGGTCATCGCCAGCGACGGCAGCTTGTTGGAGCCGAGCATGCGGTCCACCAGGTTACGCAGGCGGTCGGCTTCTTCGATGATGACGTTGGTGTAGTCCTTGAGGTGTTCCTCCGGCAGCTCGCGGGCCAGCAGTTGCGCCGCGCCGCGAATCCCGCCGAGGGGGTTCTTGATCTCATGGGCCAGGCCGCGCACCAGCATCTTGCTGGTTTCCTGCTTGGACAGCTGCGCTTCTTCCTTGGTAATGCGCAGCAGGCGGTCGCGAGGGTGCACTTCGAGCAGCAGCAGGGTCGCGCCATTGCTCAGGATCGGGGTGACGGCGTAGTCGACCGTCAGCGTCTGGCCGGTGAGGGCGGTGAGCATCGCTTCGCGTTTGGTAAACGGGTGTGCCTGCTCCACCGCCTGGCGCAATGAGCTCAAGGCTTCGGCTGACTCGGTGAACAGCTCGCTGATGAACTGCCCATGGCTGCGCTGGCCGCTGATGGCCAGGAGCATCTCTGCTGCCGGATTCATGTACTCAAGACGCAGATCGGCGTTGAGCAGGATGGTCGCGGTGGTCAGGTTGTCGAGTAACAAACGGTGCAGTGCATCACTGATGGTCATCGGGACCTCTTTTGGAGCAAGGCGCGTGCTTGAGGCACACGCTGATACAAGGAAAATGCAAAAACCAAACCAAGGCTCCGAAAAGAAGCGTTAATCGCCTGAAATAGGCGTTTAAGGCTCGAATCTGTGGCGTTCTGCCAGCTTCATCGGGAAGATTCGAACCAAAATGGGCTGGACAGGTGGGAAGGGTGCAGTGGGTCGCACCAATATAGTGCGGTTTTGTGAAGGTTGTTCAGGAACTAGGAAATTACGGTGAATCGCCTGGAAGGTTGCGGTGGGTGTGGGCGCTGGCTTGCCTGCGATAGCGGTTTTGGATGTACCGCGCTTATCGCAGGCAAGCCAGCTCCCACATTGTGATCGGGGTTACAGCCTCAGTTCTTCTGGATGCACAGCTCGGCCGTGGCGCGAATCATTGCCAGTTGCCGCAAAGGATCGTTCAGCGGCTCATGCACGGCCGTGGCGAGCCATTGCGGGCACTGCGGGTCGGTGCGCTGCGGGCTGAAGTCGGCCAGTTGCTGCAGCAGGCGCTTTTGCAGTTCATCCAGCTGCGGGCGAATCTGCTTGACCAGGTCCGGGCGCGGATCATCGGGCGCCTTGCCCTGGAACTGCCAGTCGGACAGGTGCGTGTACTGCACCAGTTTGTTCGCTTCGATCTGCGCCGAGAAAAACTGCTCGGCGGCGGCAGGGTCCAGCTTGTAGCTTGGCGCCTGGGCGACAACGCTGGCGATCACCTCTTGTTCGCGTTTCTTATCTTCTACGGGTTTTTTGCTGTCCCATTTGCTCAGGGCTACCTGGTCGGCAATTTCCAGGCGCTCGGCGATGCTGTTGAGCAGCGGCTCAAGGGTAGGTGGCGCGGCGCTCGCACCGGTACTGACAAATAACAGAGCGAACACAAATCGGTATTTCAAAGGTGATCTCCTGTGGGAGCGGGCTTGCCCGCGATGGCGGTGGGTCAGTCATACATCAGGTGGCGGGCAGTACGCTATCGCGGGCCAGCCTGCTCCCGCATTCTTCACAAATCGCGGGCAAAAAAAGACCTCCTGAAGGAGGTCTTTTTTCAGCACGCCACGTTAAGCGGCGCTACCGGATCAGCAGCTGTAGTACAGCTCGTATTCCAGCGGGTGTACGAAGGTGCGAACCTTGATTTCTTCCGCGCTTTTCAGCTCGATGTAAGCGTCGATGAAGTCGTCGCTGAACACGCCGCCTTTGGTCAGGAACGCACGGCCCTTGTCCAGCTCTTCCAGGGCTTCTTTCAGGCTGCCACACACTTGTGGGATCTCTTTGGCCTCTTCAGGCGGCAGGTCGTACAAGTTTTTGTCGGCGGCGTCGCCAGGGTGGATCTTGTTCTGGATACCGTCCAGGCCGGCCATGACCAGGGCAGCGAAGGCCAGGTATGGGTTGGCTGCTGGATCCGGGAAGCGCGCTTCGATACGGCGAGCACGAGGGCTGGACACGTAAGGAATACGGATCGACGCGGAACGGTTACGTGCCGAGTAAGCCAGCATTACCGGTGCTTCGAAACCTGGGACCAGACGCTTGTAGGAGTTGGTCGACGGGTTGGTGAAGCCGTTCAGGGCCTTACCGTGCTTGATGATACCGCCGATGAAGTACAGGGCGGTGTCGGACAGGCCGGCATAACCTTCGCCAGCGAAGGTGTTCTTGCCATCTTTGGCGATGGACAAGTGAACGTGCATACCCGAGCCGTTATCGCCGTACAGCGGCTTAGGCATGAAGGTAGCGGTACGGCCGTAGGCAACGGCAGTGTTGTGTACGCAATACTTCAGGGTTTGAACTTCGTCAGCCTTGGCCACCAGGGTGTTGAACTTCACACCGATTTCGTTCTGGCCGGCAGTCGCCACTTCGTGGTGGTGCACTTCGATGACCAGGCCCATGTCTTCCATGGCGTTGCACATGGAGGTACGGATTTCGTGGTCATGGTCGAACGGCGGAACCGGGAAGTAGCCACCTTTGATACCTGGACGGTGGCCATGGTTGCCGCCTTCCACGTCCTGGTCGGACATCCACGAACCTTGTTCGGAGTAGATCTTGAACATCGAACCGGAGATGTCGGACTTGAACTTGACCTGG
Encoded proteins:
- the ntrC gene encoding nitrogen regulation protein NR(I) codes for the protein MSRSETVWIVDDDRSIRWVLEKALQQEGMTTQSFDSADGVMSRLARQQPDVIISDIRMPGASGLDLLARIREQHPRLPVIIMTAHSDLDSAVASYQGGAFEYLPKPFDVDEAVALVKRANQHAQEQQNQEAPPALTRTPEIIGEAPAMQEVFRAIGRLSHSNITVLINGESGTGKELVAHALHRHSPRAASPFIALNMAAIPKDLMESELFGHEKGAFTGAANLRRGRFEQADGGTLFLDEIGDMPADTQTRLLRVLADGEFYRVGGHTPVKVDVRIIAATHQNLETLVHAGKFREDLFHRLNVIRIHIPRMSDRREDIPTLARHFLARAAQELAVEPKLLKSETEEYLKNLPWPGNVRQLENTCRWITVMASGREVHISDLPPELLSLPQDSAPVTNWEQALRQWADQALARGQSSLLDSAVPAFERIMIETALKHTAGRRRDAAVLLGWGRNTLTRKIKELGMKVDGGDDDEGDDA
- a CDS encoding chorismate mutase; this translates as MKYRFVFALLFVSTGASAAPPTLEPLLNSIAERLEIADQVALSKWDSKKPVEDKKREQEVIASVVAQAPSYKLDPAAAEQFFSAQIEANKLVQYTHLSDWQFQGKAPDDPRPDLVKQIRPQLDELQKRLLQQLADFSPQRTDPQCPQWLATAVHEPLNDPLRQLAMIRATAELCIQKN
- the glnA gene encoding type I glutamate--ammonia ligase translates to MSKSVQLIKDHDVKWIDLRFTDTKGTQHHVTMPARDALDDAFFEEGKMFDGSSIAGWKGIEASDMILMPDDSTAVLDPFTEEPTLILVCDVIEPSTMQGYDRDPRAIAKRAEEYLKSTGIGDTVFVGPEPEFFIFDQVKFKSDISGSMFKIYSEQGSWMSDQDVEGGNHGHRPGIKGGYFPVPPFDHDHEIRTSMCNAMEDMGLVIEVHHHEVATAGQNEIGVKFNTLVAKADEVQTLKYCVHNTAVAYGRTATFMPKPLYGDNGSGMHVHLSIAKDGKNTFAGEGYAGLSDTALYFIGGIIKHGKALNGFTNPSTNSYKRLVPGFEAPVMLAYSARNRSASIRIPYVSSPRARRIEARFPDPAANPYLAFAALVMAGLDGIQNKIHPGDAADKNLYDLPPEEAKEIPQVCGSLKEALEELDKGRAFLTKGGVFSDDFIDAYIELKSAEEIKVRTFVHPLEYELYYSC
- the glnL gene encoding nitrogen regulation protein NR(II): MTISDALHRLLLDNLTTATILLNADLRLEYMNPAAEMLLAISGQRSHGQFISELFTESAEALSSLRQAVEQAHPFTKREAMLTALTGQTLTVDYAVTPILSNGATLLLLEVHPRDRLLRITKEEAQLSKQETSKMLVRGLAHEIKNPLGGIRGAAQLLARELPEEHLKDYTNVIIEEADRLRNLVDRMLGSNKLPSLAMTNVHEVLERVCHLVEAESQGCITLVRDYDPSIPDVLIDREQMIQAVLNIVRNAMQAISSQNELRLGRISLRTRALRQFTIGHVRHRLVTKVEIIDNGPGIPAELQETIFFPMVSGRPDGTGLGLAITQNIISQHQGLIECESHPGHTTFSIFLPLEQGAPST